From Cohaesibacter gelatinilyticus, the proteins below share one genomic window:
- a CDS encoding carbohydrate kinase family protein, protein MLLCCGEALIDMISAPTENGTIGFVPHAGGALFNTAIGLGRLGVNAGFLSGVSSDLFGQQIRAELQKSNVDISLLCLSDRPTTLAFVHLIDGQANYSFYDENSAGRSLDPGDFPPVPDAVSALYFGGISLAGEPGATAYAALCAQEHDKRVVMLDPNIRADFIQNEQAYRARLARMISQSDIVKVSDEDLDWLISGEDSSNEKARSLLKDGPKIVILTCGSAGATGFHNNGYEVSVPVPRVDVIDTVGAGDTFNAGFLAKLSQLKLLSKDQLLTISEEDLEQALSYGAQVAAITVTRAGANPPWANEVKACSLSAEN, encoded by the coding sequence ATGCTTTTGTGTTGCGGCGAGGCGCTTATCGATATGATATCAGCGCCAACTGAAAATGGTACCATCGGGTTTGTTCCTCATGCCGGTGGGGCCCTTTTCAATACTGCAATCGGATTGGGACGACTTGGAGTGAATGCCGGGTTTTTGTCTGGCGTTTCATCTGATCTGTTTGGTCAGCAAATACGCGCCGAATTGCAAAAGAGCAATGTCGATATATCGCTGCTTTGTCTCTCGGATCGTCCCACAACGCTAGCCTTCGTCCATCTGATTGACGGTCAGGCAAATTATTCTTTTTATGATGAAAATTCAGCTGGTAGATCGTTGGATCCGGGTGATTTTCCTCCTGTCCCGGACGCGGTCAGTGCACTCTATTTTGGTGGGATCAGTCTTGCGGGTGAACCTGGTGCCACCGCCTATGCCGCGCTTTGCGCGCAAGAGCATGACAAGCGTGTGGTGATGCTTGATCCCAATATCCGTGCAGATTTCATTCAGAATGAGCAGGCTTATCGTGCTCGTCTTGCTCGGATGATATCTCAGTCTGACATTGTCAAAGTTTCAGATGAAGATCTGGACTGGCTGATCAGTGGAGAAGATAGCTCCAACGAGAAAGCTCGATCTCTATTGAAGGACGGGCCGAAGATCGTGATTTTGACCTGTGGCAGTGCTGGTGCAACCGGCTTTCACAACAATGGCTATGAAGTGAGTGTTCCAGTGCCAAGGGTTGATGTGATCGACACCGTGGGTGCTGGTGATACATTCAATGCTGGATTTTTGGCCAAACTTTCCCAGCTGAAGTTACTCTCCAAAGACCAATTGCTGACGATATCAGAAGAGGATCTGGAGCAAGCTCTTTCCTATGGGGCACAAGTTGCTGCCATCACCGTGACACGGGCGGGAGCCAACCCGCCCTGGGCCAATGAAGTCAAGGCTTGCTCTTTGTCTGCTGAAAACTAA
- a CDS encoding ABC transporter ATP-binding protein yields MADLTIKQVTKSYGATQVMHGVDLDIEDGEFVVFVGPSGCGKSTLLRMIAGLEEISSGEISIGDRVVNEVAPSKRGVAMVFQTYALYPHMSVYNNMAFGLKQIKMPKDEIDKRVREAAKILHIEDYLDRTPKALSGGQRQRVAIGRAIVREPQVFLFDEPLSNLDAALRGQTRLEIARLHERLGSTMVYVTHDQVEAMTLADKIVVLRDGRIEQVGAPVELYENPENLFVASFIGSPAMNFFESSALSDTAAAVLGKDVDDGSIVGIRPEHLKVANGQDAVLNGKLELIEHLGEHVLVHLLAEDGTEFITKMEQPPEQARGDMIGFTADPAKAHAFDKATGKRK; encoded by the coding sequence ATGGCCGACCTGACCATCAAACAAGTTACCAAGTCCTATGGCGCAACGCAGGTCATGCATGGTGTCGACCTCGATATCGAAGACGGCGAATTCGTGGTTTTCGTCGGCCCTTCCGGCTGCGGCAAGTCCACGCTTTTGCGGATGATTGCTGGACTGGAGGAAATTTCCAGCGGTGAGATTTCAATTGGAGACCGCGTCGTCAATGAGGTGGCGCCGTCAAAGCGTGGCGTTGCCATGGTCTTTCAGACCTATGCGCTTTATCCGCATATGAGTGTCTACAACAATATGGCTTTTGGGCTGAAGCAGATCAAAATGCCCAAGGATGAGATTGACAAGCGCGTTCGCGAAGCGGCGAAAATCCTTCATATTGAAGATTACCTGGATCGGACACCCAAAGCACTGTCTGGCGGGCAACGTCAGCGCGTTGCGATTGGGCGGGCAATTGTTCGAGAACCACAAGTATTCCTGTTTGATGAGCCGCTTTCCAATCTTGATGCTGCTCTGCGCGGCCAGACCCGATTGGAAATTGCCCGTCTGCATGAGCGACTTGGATCAACCATGGTCTATGTCACCCATGATCAGGTGGAAGCGATGACGTTGGCAGACAAGATCGTTGTCTTGCGGGATGGTCGGATCGAACAAGTCGGGGCTCCGGTGGAGCTATATGAGAATCCCGAAAATCTCTTTGTTGCGAGTTTCATTGGCAGTCCTGCCATGAACTTCTTTGAGAGTTCAGCCCTGAGCGATACCGCCGCTGCGGTTCTTGGCAAGGATGTCGATGATGGCTCAATCGTCGGCATTCGACCCGAACATCTGAAAGTCGCAAATGGTCAGGATGCGGTATTGAACGGCAAACTGGAGCTGATCGAACATTTGGGTGAGCATGTTCTTGTTCATCTGCTGGCTGAGGATGGAACCGAGTTCATCACCAAAATGGAGCAACCGCCGGAACAAGCACGTGGTGACATGATTGGCTTCACGGCGGATCCTGCAAAAGCTCACGCATTTGACAAAGCAACGGGTAAGCGCAAATAG
- a CDS encoding mannitol dehydrogenase family protein has translation MTLNDIQKYHLELSATSYDRSACEIGVVHIGYGAFHRTHQAMYIDDYMQVSGDLGWGIAAVNLRASEAHAFHLVQDARQGYLLKTTSPDGESKLRLVRSHIHFEDWSSSPQSAEELISLESVHCVTITVTESGYYLRDDWSLNIDDPVIAAEISGDQCKSVYAYLRRALKHRMQAHGSPVNILCCDNIRSNGHMLEKNFLTYLQHVGEEDMHIWVSGHVSFPCSMVDRITPRTSEALQSEVSGLFPNQSLSPVQGESFAQWVLEDKFKAPMPDLTRCGVEVVCDVDPYEEAKIRILNGGHTALCYLGALAGYKTYDEAFRDPTLREIFDAFEEAEVSPGLDMELPFDKKVYLAQIAERFSNEAIADQLERICMDGFSKMPVFIRPTLESCLRQNILPENTILCIASWYVYARRFLMGQMPVPYHEPNWDKLKPLLAKGQEEAFARTKLLWAQLPDDHPKFVTELISAIEKVETTWPT, from the coding sequence ATGACCTTGAATGATATTCAAAAATACCATCTGGAGCTGTCTGCCACGAGTTATGATCGATCTGCATGCGAAATTGGCGTCGTTCATATTGGTTATGGTGCCTTTCATCGCACCCATCAGGCCATGTATATTGATGATTATATGCAGGTGAGCGGGGATCTGGGTTGGGGTATTGCGGCGGTCAATCTACGTGCTTCAGAAGCCCATGCTTTTCATTTGGTTCAAGATGCGCGGCAGGGATATCTGCTGAAGACAACGTCTCCCGATGGGGAGAGCAAATTGCGCCTTGTTCGCTCTCATATTCATTTCGAAGATTGGTCCAGTTCGCCGCAATCAGCAGAGGAACTCATCAGTCTGGAGAGTGTTCACTGTGTTACCATCACGGTGACGGAAAGCGGCTATTATCTGCGTGACGACTGGTCTCTCAATATCGATGATCCCGTTATTGCAGCAGAAATTTCTGGAGATCAATGCAAGTCTGTTTATGCCTATTTGAGGCGGGCTTTGAAGCACCGGATGCAGGCGCATGGATCTCCTGTCAATATTCTTTGCTGCGACAACATTCGCTCCAATGGCCACATGCTGGAGAAGAATTTCCTTACCTATCTGCAGCATGTAGGCGAAGAAGACATGCACATATGGGTGTCTGGGCATGTCAGCTTTCCGTGCTCCATGGTTGACCGTATCACACCGCGAACGAGCGAGGCATTGCAGAGCGAGGTTTCGGGTTTGTTTCCGAACCAGTCTCTCAGTCCGGTTCAAGGTGAGAGTTTTGCTCAATGGGTTTTGGAGGACAAGTTCAAAGCGCCCATGCCCGATCTTACGCGTTGCGGAGTTGAAGTGGTTTGTGATGTTGACCCTTATGAAGAGGCCAAGATCCGCATTCTCAATGGCGGGCATACGGCGCTTTGCTATCTGGGGGCTCTGGCAGGGTATAAGACATATGATGAGGCTTTCCGTGATCCAACCTTGCGCGAAATATTCGATGCCTTTGAGGAAGCGGAAGTCTCACCGGGGCTCGATATGGAGCTTCCTTTTGACAAGAAGGTCTATCTGGCACAAATCGCCGAGCGCTTTTCCAATGAGGCGATAGCAGACCAGCTGGAACGGATCTGCATGGATGGCTTTTCCAAAATGCCGGTCTTCATTCGCCCGACGCTGGAGTCCTGTCTGCGCCAGAATATCTTGCCCGAAAATACAATTCTCTGCATTGCCAGTTGGTATGTCTATGCGCGCAGATTTTTGATGGGGCAGATGCCTGTCCCATATCACGAACCCAATTGGGACAAGTTGAAACCGTTGCTCGCCAAAGGGCAAGAAGAAGCGTTTGCACGCACCAAACTGCTTTGGGCGCAATTGCCCGATGATCATCCGAAATTCGTGACCGAGCTTATTTCCGCAATTGAGAAGGTAGAAACTACATGGCCGACCTGA
- a CDS encoding helix-turn-helix domain-containing protein, translating to MSIIQPEFEYVDRATETIRYLEHGWPTDLCRWHSHAEYELHLIVETRGKAFVGDYIGEFKPGSLFMTGPNLPHNWITDEVANPDPVEIRDMLVQFSQESIDQLATAFPEFREMDAMFELAKSGIEFTDFNPTFARGHLERIRNTRGAERIVAFLRFLVRVNEHAEKKPLSVTGMIQSEGNSKQARIADVVDHITEHYAEELSVEIAANMAGMSPPAFSKNFQRITGNKFVEFVNRVRISQACSMLYSTDDQISTICFAVGFQNLANFNRHFLKMKGMTPKEFRETAMRELAPKQGEPE from the coding sequence ATGTCCATCATTCAGCCAGAATTTGAATATGTTGACCGGGCGACGGAAACCATCCGGTATTTGGAGCACGGATGGCCGACCGATTTGTGTCGCTGGCACAGTCATGCCGAATATGAATTGCATCTGATTGTCGAAACGCGGGGCAAAGCATTTGTCGGCGACTATATCGGAGAGTTCAAACCCGGTTCCCTCTTCATGACCGGTCCCAATCTTCCACATAACTGGATAACCGATGAAGTTGCCAACCCGGATCCGGTAGAAATCCGCGATATGCTGGTGCAGTTCAGTCAGGAAAGCATCGACCAGCTGGCTACGGCATTTCCTGAATTTCGCGAAATGGATGCGATGTTCGAACTGGCCAAATCGGGCATCGAGTTCACGGACTTCAATCCCACATTTGCCCGGGGGCATCTGGAGAGGATCCGCAATACGCGTGGAGCTGAACGCATCGTCGCCTTCTTGCGTTTTCTTGTGCGCGTGAATGAGCATGCAGAGAAAAAGCCACTTTCCGTGACAGGGATGATCCAGTCGGAAGGCAATTCGAAACAGGCAAGAATAGCGGATGTTGTTGATCACATCACAGAGCATTATGCGGAAGAGCTTTCTGTTGAGATAGCAGCGAATATGGCTGGTATGAGCCCGCCTGCATTTTCAAAGAATTTTCAACGCATCACGGGCAACAAGTTCGTTGAATTCGTCAATCGGGTCAGGATCAGCCAGGCATGTTCCATGCTCTATTCAACCGACGATCAGATCTCGACAATCTGTTTTGCGGTCGGCTTTCAAAATCTGGCAAATTTCAATCGTCATTTCCTGAAGATGAAAGGAATGACGCCGAAGGAATTTCGTGAGACAGCTATGCGTGAGTTGGCTCCCAAACAGGGGGAGCCTGAATGA
- a CDS encoding SDR family oxidoreductase — protein MSLDPAPTSLTGKTCIVTGANGGIGTATAEHFAALGAKVLTTDLGETFAGDCESEHQAFDLLSDDGLAQCQQWISDAKPDVFFNNAALFDMGSVLDADLSQYDRLFGLNVRAAYALMQSAAQSMVACEQAGSIINLASQAGHRGEALVAHYCATKAAIISYTQSAALALAPYKIRVNAISPGVVDTPMWKEVDALFAEFEGKEIGQKKREVGEAVPLGYMGRPFEIARVAVFLASDQSQYVTAQTLSVDGGSVLR, from the coding sequence ATGAGTTTAGATCCCGCACCAACGAGCCTTACCGGAAAAACCTGCATTGTGACCGGTGCAAATGGTGGCATCGGTACAGCGACGGCCGAGCATTTTGCAGCACTCGGTGCGAAGGTTTTGACCACTGATCTCGGCGAAACCTTCGCCGGCGATTGTGAGAGTGAGCATCAAGCGTTTGATCTTCTGAGCGATGACGGACTGGCGCAATGTCAGCAATGGATCAGTGATGCAAAACCTGATGTGTTCTTCAATAATGCAGCCCTGTTCGATATGGGCTCTGTTTTGGACGCTGATCTCAGTCAGTATGATCGCCTGTTCGGTCTCAATGTTCGCGCTGCTTATGCCTTGATGCAGTCTGCTGCTCAGTCGATGGTTGCGTGCGAACAAGCTGGATCCATCATTAATCTGGCAAGTCAGGCGGGTCATCGTGGTGAGGCTTTGGTGGCACATTATTGCGCAACCAAAGCTGCGATTATCAGCTATACGCAATCTGCTGCATTGGCACTGGCACCTTATAAAATTCGCGTCAATGCCATATCTCCCGGCGTCGTTGATACGCCGATGTGGAAAGAAGTAGACGCCCTGTTTGCCGAATTTGAAGGCAAGGAAATCGGGCAGAAAAAGCGCGAGGTCGGCGAAGCCGTGCCACTTGGCTATATGGGGCGACCGTTTGAAATTGCCCGTGTTGCTGTGTTTTTGGCTAGCGATCAGTCTCAATATGTCACCGCTCAAACCTTGAGTGTCGATGGCGGCAGTGTGTTGAGGTAG
- a CDS encoding carbohydrate ABC transporter permease: MAIVAQKSKFGAIFWPVLAWAIAIIFFFPIFWMVFTSFKTDADAVKPEFLFVFQPTLENYLNMTENYDYWRFATNSVITSIFATIFALAVGVPAAYAMAFNPSRHTKDILVWMLSTKMLPAAAVLYPMTFLTKNFLEIYDTHFLVIVVLCLINLPIVIWMLFTYFKEIPKEIIEAGKMDGLSTWGEIKDILIPLAWGGVASTALLCFIFCWNEAYWTVRLTTTEAATLSTLIEGNRAPEGLFFGRLSAVSTAAVGPIVVLGWFCQKQLVKGLTFGAVK; this comes from the coding sequence ATGGCAATCGTTGCGCAAAAATCCAAATTTGGAGCGATCTTCTGGCCGGTGCTGGCCTGGGCGATCGCGATCATTTTCTTCTTTCCAATTTTCTGGATGGTCTTTACCAGCTTCAAGACGGATGCAGATGCAGTGAAGCCGGAATTCCTGTTCGTGTTCCAGCCAACGCTGGAGAATTATCTGAACATGACGGAGAATTACGATTATTGGCGCTTTGCGACCAATTCGGTCATCACGTCTATTTTTGCCACTATTTTTGCATTGGCGGTGGGTGTGCCTGCAGCTTATGCCATGGCGTTCAATCCAAGCCGCCATACCAAGGATATTCTTGTCTGGATGCTGTCTACCAAGATGCTGCCAGCAGCGGCTGTCCTGTATCCGATGACATTTCTGACGAAGAATTTCCTGGAGATTTACGATACGCATTTTCTGGTCATCGTGGTTCTCTGTCTGATCAATCTGCCGATCGTGATCTGGATGCTGTTCACCTACTTCAAGGAAATTCCGAAGGAAATTATCGAGGCGGGCAAGATGGATGGCCTCAGCACCTGGGGGGAAATCAAGGACATCCTCATTCCACTTGCATGGGGTGGTGTCGCATCAACTGCGCTTCTTTGCTTCATTTTCTGCTGGAACGAGGCCTATTGGACCGTTCGTCTGACAACGACCGAGGCCGCGACGCTATCCACGTTGATTGAGGGCAATCGCGCACCGGAAGGTTTGTTCTTTGGGCGTCTGTCTGCGGTTTCAACCGCAGCGGTTGGTCCGATTGTCGTGCTTGGATGGTTCTGCCAGAAACAGCTCGTCAAGGGCCTGACATTCGGAGCGGTGAAATGA
- a CDS encoding carbohydrate ABC transporter permease, with product MSKRTLPRLLQTPAVMLLLIWMLVPLGMTLFFSFIRYVLNNLRRPEWTAPDIANWRGFGNYEYVLFSAKDFWFAVQNSLFMVISIILLTVVLGLAIAVLINRTFPGRGIVRVLLISPFFVMPAVNAVLWINMILDPVLGLNGQAVGGINAIIAGLKDFPILGGFFSLWPEIEPISFRATQTSIYAVIIMVTWQWTPFAVLIFITSLQSEDQQQKEAAILDGANAWSQFVNLTIPHLARPIAIVVMIQAIFHLSLYAEIEIVSRGNGNKNLPYLIGEFASNNIGAASATGIFAVILANIVAIFLLRMVGKSLMD from the coding sequence ATGTCGAAGAGAACGCTCCCTCGCTTACTTCAAACACCAGCGGTGATGTTATTGTTGATCTGGATGCTCGTCCCGCTTGGGATGACCCTCTTTTTCTCCTTTATCCGCTATGTGTTGAACAATCTGCGCAGACCCGAATGGACGGCGCCGGACATTGCCAACTGGCGCGGATTTGGCAATTACGAATATGTTCTTTTTTCAGCCAAGGACTTTTGGTTTGCCGTTCAAAACAGTTTGTTCATGGTGATCAGTATCATCCTGCTCACTGTTGTTCTGGGACTTGCCATTGCTGTGCTGATCAATCGGACCTTTCCGGGGCGGGGCATTGTTCGGGTGCTGCTGATATCACCATTTTTCGTCATGCCAGCGGTGAATGCAGTCCTCTGGATCAATATGATCCTTGATCCTGTTCTCGGGTTGAACGGCCAGGCAGTCGGAGGCATCAATGCCATTATTGCCGGTCTGAAAGATTTTCCGATACTTGGCGGCTTTTTCTCACTTTGGCCTGAAATCGAACCGATCTCATTCCGGGCCACCCAAACCTCCATCTATGCGGTTATCATCATGGTGACATGGCAATGGACACCGTTTGCAGTGCTTATTTTCATTACATCCCTGCAATCGGAAGATCAGCAGCAAAAGGAAGCTGCCATATTGGACGGTGCAAATGCCTGGTCACAATTTGTCAATCTGACCATTCCGCATCTGGCACGGCCGATTGCCATCGTGGTGATGATCCAGGCGATCTTTCATCTCTCGCTTTATGCCGAGATTGAGATTGTCAGCCGTGGCAATGGCAACAAGAACTTGCCTTATCTCATCGGAGAGTTTGCCTCCAATAATATCGGTGCCGCCAGTGCCACTGGCATCTTTGCGGTCATTCTTGCGAACATCGTGGCTATCTTCCTGCTGCGCATGGTCGGCAAAAGCTTAATGGATTGA
- a CDS encoding ABC transporter substrate-binding protein translates to MTSLHKVALGAAFAASTALTSFAASATELTIAIVNNGHMINMQKVAEAYTKETGVKLKWVSLEEGVLREQVTSDTATGGGEYDIINIGMQEAPIWGKAGWIEPLKFSSSYDIDDMLPAIRNGLSHEGTLYAAPFYGESSMVMYRKDLTDAAGVSIADNDSWENIKKVAMAIHNPDKGIYGACLRGKPGWGDNMAFITTMVNSFGGAWFDKDFRPTIDSDAWKKAINFYVDLLGTYGPPGSEGNSFNEILALYNEGKCGMWIDATIAASFLKVDGVAYAQSPNAGNPVGANWLWAWAMAVPAGSPNAEESKKFIEWATSKNYIKAVAAHPEFGWGKVPTGTRASTYASPEFQKVAKFASAEMAAIESAAPQATDVKPYVGVQFAAIPEFPQVGSAVAQEMAAALSGAKSVDEALKASQAAADAIMKEAGYYE, encoded by the coding sequence ATGACTTCATTACACAAAGTGGCGCTGGGGGCCGCATTCGCTGCATCTACAGCGCTCACATCTTTCGCCGCATCCGCTACCGAGCTGACAATTGCGATCGTGAATAACGGTCACATGATCAACATGCAGAAGGTTGCCGAAGCCTATACCAAAGAGACTGGTGTGAAGCTGAAGTGGGTCTCGCTTGAAGAAGGTGTTCTGCGTGAGCAGGTCACATCTGATACAGCGACTGGTGGTGGCGAATATGACATCATCAATATCGGCATGCAGGAAGCGCCAATCTGGGGCAAGGCAGGTTGGATTGAGCCTTTGAAGTTCAGCTCCAGCTACGACATTGATGATATGTTGCCTGCTATCCGGAACGGTTTGTCCCATGAGGGAACGCTCTATGCCGCCCCATTCTATGGCGAGTCATCCATGGTGATGTATCGCAAGGATCTAACGGATGCTGCTGGTGTTTCCATTGCCGACAATGACAGCTGGGAGAATATCAAGAAAGTTGCCATGGCTATCCATAATCCGGATAAGGGGATCTATGGTGCCTGTCTGCGCGGCAAGCCCGGTTGGGGCGATAACATGGCGTTCATCACGACCATGGTGAACTCTTTTGGTGGAGCCTGGTTCGATAAGGATTTCCGCCCGACCATCGATTCCGATGCATGGAAAAAAGCCATCAACTTCTATGTGGATCTGCTCGGTACTTATGGTCCTCCAGGGTCCGAGGGTAACTCCTTCAACGAAATCCTGGCGCTCTATAATGAGGGCAAGTGTGGCATGTGGATTGATGCGACTATCGCTGCTTCCTTCCTGAAGGTTGACGGTGTGGCTTATGCGCAATCACCGAATGCTGGCAACCCGGTTGGTGCAAACTGGCTTTGGGCTTGGGCGATGGCGGTTCCTGCCGGATCTCCTAATGCCGAAGAATCCAAGAAGTTCATCGAGTGGGCAACGTCCAAGAACTATATCAAAGCGGTAGCCGCGCATCCTGAATTTGGTTGGGGCAAGGTTCCAACCGGGACCCGTGCATCGACCTATGCTTCTCCGGAATTCCAGAAAGTTGCAAAATTTGCATCGGCAGAAATGGCAGCAATCGAGTCTGCTGCACCTCAGGCAACGGATGTGAAGCCATATGTCGGAGTTCAGTTCGCAGCAATCCCTGAATTCCCACAAGTGGGTAGCGCAGTCGCTCAGGAAATGGCGGCAGCTCTCTCTGGCGCAAAGTCGGTGGACGAAGCCCTGAAGGCCTCGCAGGCTGCGGCTGATGCCATCATGAAAGAAGCGGGCTACTACGAATAA
- a CDS encoding GNAT family N-acetyltransferase, with the protein MIIRAEIDADHEAIMALTYAAFLNHPHHAPGAKPTEHLIYKGLKERGDLTLSFVATINDEVAGHIAFSPVTFDGKASDWLGLGPVSVNPDLQGKGVGSALIKAGLEAALKRGTKGVVLIGEPDYYTRFGFSADHGLTYPGIPGEYLLALSLTPDECEQPAGEVGYSPAFV; encoded by the coding sequence ATGATCATTCGAGCCGAAATTGATGCTGACCATGAGGCGATCATGGCGCTGACCTATGCGGCTTTTTTAAACCATCCTCATCATGCACCCGGTGCCAAGCCGACCGAGCATCTGATCTATAAAGGACTGAAAGAGCGAGGGGATCTTACACTGTCTTTTGTCGCCACTATCAACGATGAAGTTGCTGGTCACATCGCCTTCTCGCCAGTCACCTTTGATGGCAAGGCATCTGATTGGTTGGGGCTGGGGCCGGTCTCTGTCAACCCGGACCTGCAAGGCAAAGGCGTTGGCTCGGCCCTGATTAAAGCCGGGCTGGAAGCGGCTTTAAAGCGCGGCACAAAAGGCGTCGTTCTGATTGGTGAGCCAGACTATTACACCCGCTTCGGTTTTTCCGCCGACCATGGCCTGACTTATCCCGGTATACCAGGCGAGTATCTTCTTGCCCTCTCGCTCACCCCAGATGAGTGCGAGCAACCGGCCGGAGAAGTAGGCTATTCCCCGGCCTTTGTGTGA
- a CDS encoding MerR family transcriptional regulator produces the protein MYRISELAERVGLSRSTLLYYEKQGLIQGQRQENGYRIYSQTDLERLRLLQQLHAAGLSLKESLACLEARLDRQLLLDRLQRLDDEIAQKQKARQLLTGLLGQADLRGWHQMIEDTAPEAHFEWLLKQGFTEKEALRLKWLSKDMNQHEHYMADFSRLFDGISRLGPGGSHEVRKALAHLPFKPGSLLEIGCGKGISTLELASHLACQIVATDNDDASLDVLRERVKQQGLAAQVTVQSASMTELPFPDASFDVIWAEGCAYIMGFDQALRQWRRLLLDDGVMVVSDLVRLIPESDMKSVDFWKAEYPDMSSKAERSKQIEEAGYDLLDSFEFGDDAWWSYYTPLEERIKQLAPDMFGSQALRDIETEIAIRRNHGNEYGYVMFILKKKGEAK, from the coding sequence ATGTACCGAATATCAGAGTTGGCAGAGCGGGTGGGTCTGTCTCGCTCGACCTTGCTTTATTATGAAAAACAGGGGCTTATTCAGGGACAAAGGCAGGAAAATGGTTATCGTATCTACAGCCAGACGGATCTGGAAAGGTTGCGCCTGCTGCAGCAATTGCATGCAGCAGGGCTAAGCCTGAAAGAGAGCCTTGCCTGCCTTGAAGCGCGTCTTGACCGACAGCTGCTTTTGGACCGGTTGCAGCGACTTGATGATGAGATTGCTCAAAAGCAGAAGGCACGGCAGTTGTTGACCGGTCTATTGGGGCAAGCGGACCTGCGTGGCTGGCATCAGATGATTGAAGATACGGCCCCGGAAGCCCATTTCGAATGGCTTTTGAAACAGGGCTTTACCGAGAAAGAGGCCTTGCGGCTGAAATGGTTGTCCAAAGATATGAATCAGCATGAACACTATATGGCCGATTTCAGTCGGTTGTTTGATGGGATCTCCCGGTTGGGGCCGGGCGGTAGTCATGAGGTCCGAAAAGCGCTTGCACATTTGCCCTTCAAGCCCGGTTCACTATTGGAGATTGGCTGCGGAAAAGGTATCTCCACTCTTGAACTGGCCTCTCATCTCGCTTGCCAGATCGTGGCGACAGACAATGACGATGCCTCGCTGGATGTGTTGCGTGAACGGGTGAAGCAACAGGGCCTTGCGGCGCAAGTCACTGTGCAGTCTGCCAGCATGACAGAGTTGCCATTCCCGGATGCCAGTTTCGATGTTATCTGGGCTGAAGGCTGCGCCTATATCATGGGTTTTGATCAGGCTCTTCGCCAATGGCGCAGGCTGCTTTTGGATGATGGTGTGATGGTCGTCAGCGATCTGGTTCGATTGATACCCGAAAGCGATATGAAATCGGTGGACTTCTGGAAAGCAGAATATCCGGATATGAGTTCGAAGGCGGAGCGTAGCAAGCAGATTGAGGAAGCGGGTTATGACCTGCTTGATAGCTTTGAATTTGGTGATGATGCCTGGTGGTCCTATTACACACCACTTGAAGAGCGGATCAAACAATTGGCGCCAGATATGTTTGGTTCGCAGGCATTGCGAGACATTGAAACCGAGATTGCTATTCGCCGCAATCACGGTAATGAGTATGGCTATGTGATGTTCATCCTCAAGAAAAAAGGTGAAGCCAAATGA